Proteins from a genomic interval of Pseudomonas asplenii:
- the dprA gene encoding DNA-processing protein DprA, producing MSLSVCTSLSPAELEARLRLHRLPEIGPRRFHQLLEAFGSASSALSAPAAAWRSLGLPASSAEARRSPAVRDGASAGLAWLERSDQHLLMWDQVGYPALLAELNDAPPLLFVAGDPTILDKPQLALVGSRRASRPGMDTAAAFSRSLAAAGFVITSGLALGIDGAAHQAALDVGGLTVGVLGTGLENFYPQRHRALARAMIAQGSAVVSEFPLDCAPHPGNFPRRNRIISGLSLGVLVVEASVASGSLITARLAAEQGREVYAIPGSIHHPGARGCHQLIRDGAVLVETVDDILQNLRGWQRMPASVQPESPTHPLLALLQVAPHSSEALARACGWSLARVLASLTELELEGRVANDGGRWLARLG from the coding sequence ATGTCGCTGTCTGTTTGTACCTCCCTGTCGCCGGCGGAGCTGGAAGCCCGCCTGCGTCTGCATCGCCTGCCGGAGATCGGCCCCAGGCGTTTCCACCAACTGCTCGAAGCCTTTGGTTCGGCCTCCTCCGCCCTGAGTGCCCCGGCTGCCGCCTGGCGCTCGCTGGGGCTGCCCGCAAGCAGCGCCGAGGCGCGCCGCAGCCCTGCCGTACGCGATGGCGCCAGTGCTGGATTGGCCTGGCTAGAGCGTTCGGACCAGCATTTGCTGATGTGGGACCAGGTTGGCTACCCGGCGCTGCTGGCCGAACTGAACGATGCCCCGCCGTTGCTGTTCGTCGCTGGCGATCCGACGATTCTCGACAAACCGCAACTGGCGCTGGTCGGTAGCCGGCGCGCTTCACGACCGGGCATGGACACCGCTGCGGCCTTTTCCCGTAGCCTGGCCGCCGCCGGTTTTGTCATCACCAGCGGCTTGGCCCTGGGCATCGATGGCGCGGCCCATCAGGCAGCTCTGGACGTGGGCGGGTTGACGGTGGGCGTGCTCGGCACCGGCCTCGAGAATTTTTATCCACAGCGCCATCGTGCCCTGGCCCGGGCCATGATTGCCCAGGGCAGCGCCGTGGTTTCCGAGTTTCCCCTGGACTGCGCGCCGCATCCGGGCAACTTTCCCCGGCGCAACCGGATCATCAGCGGCCTGTCCCTGGGTGTACTGGTGGTCGAGGCCAGCGTGGCCAGCGGCTCGCTGATCACCGCGCGGCTGGCGGCGGAACAGGGGCGCGAGGTGTATGCCATACCCGGCTCGATCCATCATCCCGGTGCTCGCGGCTGTCACCAGTTGATCCGCGATGGCGCGGTGCTGGTGGAGACGGTCGACGATATCCTGCAGAACCTGCGGGGCTGGCAGCGCATGCCGGCCAGCGTGCAGCCCGAAAGCCCCACTCACCCGCTGTTGGCCTTGTTGCAGGTGGCCCCGCATAGCAGCGAGGCGCTGGCCCGCGCCTGCGGCTGGAGCCTGGCGCGGGTGCTGGCGAGCCTGACCGAGCTGGAACTGGAAGGCCGGGTTGCCAACGACGGCGGTCGCTGGTTGGCTCGCTTGGGGTAA
- the trkA gene encoding Trk system potassium transporter TrkA: MKIIILGAGQVGGTLAEHLASEANDITVVDTDGERLRNLGDRLDIRTVQGRASFPTILRQAGADDADMLVAVTNSDETNMVACQVAHTLFHTPTKIARVRESAYLTRNELFDNDAIPVDVLISPEQVVTNYIKRLIETPGALQVIDFAEGKAQLVAIKAYYGGPLVGQQLRQLREHMPNGDTRVAAIFRRDRPIMPRGDTVIEADDEVFFIAAKAHIRAVMSEMRRLDESNKRIVIAGGGQIGERLAEAIESRYQVKIIEMNAARCRQLSDTLDSTVVLQGSASDRDLLMEENINDADLFLALTNDDEANIMSSLLAKRMGAKKVMTIINNPAYVDLIQGGDIDIAISPQLATIGTLLTHVRRGDIVSVHSLRRGAAEAIEAIAHGDMNSSKVIGRAIENIALPPGTTIGAIIRDEEVLIAHDDTVIQAGDHVILFLVDKKHIRDVEKLFHVGLSFF, encoded by the coding sequence ATGAAAATCATCATTCTCGGCGCAGGCCAGGTCGGCGGAACGCTGGCCGAACACCTGGCCAGCGAAGCCAACGACATCACCGTGGTCGACACCGATGGCGAACGCCTGCGCAATCTCGGCGACCGCCTGGACATCCGCACCGTACAGGGCCGCGCCTCGTTCCCGACCATCCTGCGCCAAGCCGGCGCGGACGATGCCGACATGCTGGTGGCGGTGACCAACAGCGATGAGACCAACATGGTCGCCTGCCAGGTCGCCCATACCCTGTTCCACACCCCGACCAAGATCGCCCGGGTGCGCGAGTCGGCCTACCTGACCCGCAACGAGTTGTTCGACAACGACGCGATCCCGGTGGACGTGCTGATCAGCCCCGAACAGGTGGTCACCAACTACATCAAGCGTCTGATCGAAACCCCCGGCGCCTTGCAGGTGATCGACTTCGCCGAGGGCAAGGCCCAATTGGTGGCGATCAAGGCCTACTACGGCGGGCCGCTGGTGGGCCAGCAACTGCGTCAGCTGCGCGAACACATGCCCAATGGCGACACCCGAGTGGCGGCGATCTTCCGCCGCGACCGGCCGATCATGCCCCGTGGCGATACGGTGATCGAGGCCGATGACGAGGTATTTTTCATCGCCGCCAAGGCGCATATTCGTGCGGTGATGAGTGAAATGCGTCGGCTCGACGAGAGCAACAAGCGCATCGTCATTGCTGGCGGCGGGCAGATCGGCGAACGTCTGGCCGAAGCGATCGAAAGCCGCTACCAGGTAAAGATCATCGAGATGAACGCGGCCCGTTGCCGGCAGCTGTCCGACACCCTCGACAGCACCGTGGTGCTGCAGGGCAGTGCTTCGGACCGCGACCTGCTGATGGAAGAGAACATCAATGATGCCGACCTGTTCCTCGCACTGACCAACGACGACGAGGCCAACATCATGTCCTCGCTGCTGGCCAAGCGCATGGGCGCGAAGAAGGTCATGACCATCATCAACAACCCGGCCTACGTCGACCTGATCCAGGGCGGCGACATCGATATCGCCATCAGCCCGCAACTGGCGACCATCGGCACCCTGCTCACTCACGTGCGCCGCGGCGATATCGTCAGCGTGCATTCGCTGCGCCGGGGTGCGGCGGAAGCCATCGAGGCGATCGCCCACGGCGACATGAACTCGAGCAAGGTCATCGGCCGGGCCATCGAAAACATCGCCCTGCCGCCAGGGACCACCATTGGTGCGATCATCCGCGACGAGGAAGTGCTGATCGCCCACGACGACACGGTGATCCAGGCCGGCGACCATGTGATTCTGTTCCTTGTGGATAAAAAGCATATCCGCGATGTGGAGAAGCTGTTCCATGTGGGCCTGAGCTTTTTCTGA
- a CDS encoding tetratricopeptide repeat protein, producing MLESLEKMLAKGVDNPLLRFGLGKGYLDLGDQARAAEHLQRCVTLDPKYSAAWKLLGKAHQGAGDLAAAKQAWEQGLEAARVHGDKQAEKEMTVFLKKLEKTALRDQ from the coding sequence ATGCTCGAATCACTGGAAAAGATGCTCGCCAAGGGTGTGGATAACCCGCTGCTGCGCTTCGGCCTGGGCAAGGGTTACCTGGACCTCGGCGACCAGGCTCGTGCCGCCGAGCATCTGCAACGCTGCGTGACCCTCGACCCCAAGTACTCGGCCGCCTGGAAACTGCTGGGCAAGGCCCATCAGGGCGCCGGTGACCTCGCCGCAGCGAAGCAGGCGTGGGAACAGGGCCTGGAGGCCGCCCGCGTCCATGGCGACAAGCAGGCGGAAAAGGAAATGACGGTATTTCTGAAGAAGCTGGAAAAGACCGCACTCAGAGATCAATGA
- a CDS encoding L-threonylcarbamoyladenylate synthase, whose protein sequence is MVKSWRVQEAAREIRAGAVIAYPTEAVWGLGCDPWNEEAVDRLLALKNRSVDKGLILVADNIRQFDFLFEDFPEDWIDRMASTWPGPNTWLVPHQDLLPEWITGRHDTVALRVSDHPLVRDLCSLVGPLISTSANPQGRPSARTRLRVEQYFRGQLDLVLGGHLGGRKNPSLIRDLATGKVVRPS, encoded by the coding sequence ATGGTCAAGAGTTGGCGTGTGCAAGAAGCCGCACGAGAAATTCGCGCAGGAGCGGTGATTGCCTATCCAACCGAAGCGGTCTGGGGGCTGGGGTGCGATCCCTGGAACGAAGAGGCGGTGGATCGGTTGCTGGCCCTCAAGAATCGTTCGGTGGACAAGGGCCTGATCCTGGTGGCCGACAATATTCGCCAGTTCGATTTCCTCTTCGAGGACTTCCCCGAGGATTGGATCGATCGCATGGCCAGCACCTGGCCGGGGCCCAATACCTGGTTGGTGCCGCATCAGGACCTGCTGCCCGAGTGGATCACCGGCCGACACGACACCGTGGCCTTGCGCGTCAGCGATCATCCGCTGGTGCGGGACCTGTGTTCGCTGGTGGGGCCATTGATCTCCACCTCGGCCAACCCGCAGGGTCGGCCGTCGGCCAGGACCCGCTTGCGGGTGGAGCAGTATTTCCGTGGGCAGCTGGACCTGGTGCTGGGTGGTCATCTGGGTGGGCGCAAGAACCCGAGCCTGATTCGCGATCTGGCGACGGGCAAGGTGGTGCGCCCGTCGTAG
- the def gene encoding peptide deformylase: MAILNILEFPDPRLRTLAKPVAEVDDKVRQLIDDMFETMYEAPGIGLAATQVNVHQRIVVMDLSEDRSEPRVFINPEFEALTEEKDQYQEGCLSVPGFYENVDRPTRVRIKALDRDGKPFELEADGLLAVCIQHECDHLNGKLFVDYLSTLKRDRIKKKLEKQHRQNA; the protein is encoded by the coding sequence ATGGCCATTTTAAACATCCTCGAATTTCCAGACCCGCGCCTGCGCACCCTCGCCAAACCCGTGGCCGAGGTGGACGACAAGGTGCGGCAACTGATCGATGACATGTTTGAAACCATGTACGAAGCCCCAGGCATCGGCCTCGCCGCGACCCAGGTCAACGTGCACCAGCGTATCGTGGTCATGGACCTGAGCGAAGATCGCAGCGAACCACGGGTGTTCATCAACCCCGAGTTCGAGGCGTTGACCGAAGAGAAGGACCAGTACCAGGAAGGCTGCCTGTCGGTGCCGGGTTTCTACGAAAACGTCGATCGCCCGACCCGCGTGCGTATCAAGGCGCTGGACCGCGACGGCAAGCCGTTCGAACTGGAAGCCGATGGCCTGCTGGCGGTGTGCATCCAACATGAATGCGATCACCTCAACGGCAAGCTGTTCGTCGATTACCTGTCCACGCTCAAGCGCGACCGGATCAAGAAGAAGCTGGAAAAGCAGCACCGCCAGAACGCCTGA
- the hemF gene encoding oxygen-dependent coproporphyrinogen oxidase: protein MTTRTEAVKAYLLDLQDRICAALETEDGGARFVEDAWTRPAGGGGRTRVIAEGQVIEKGGVNFSHVFGAGLPPSASAHRPELAGRGFEALGVSLVIHPHNPHVPTSHANVRFFIAEKEGEEPVWWFGGGFDLTPYYGNEEDCVHWHRVAEQACAPFGADVYPRYKAWCDSYFHIKHRNEPRGIGGLFFDDLNEWDFDACFAFMRAIGDAYIEAYLPIIQRRKAQAWTEQQREFQEFRRGRYVEFNLVYDRGTLFGLQSGGRTESILMSLPPQVRWGYDWKAAPGSEEARLTEYFLQDRDWLAV from the coding sequence ATGACTACCCGCACCGAAGCCGTTAAAGCCTACCTGCTCGACCTGCAAGACCGTATCTGCGCTGCGCTGGAAACCGAGGACGGTGGTGCGCGCTTCGTCGAAGACGCCTGGACCCGTCCGGCCGGCGGTGGCGGCAGGACCCGGGTGATCGCCGAGGGCCAGGTCATCGAGAAAGGCGGCGTGAACTTCTCCCACGTCTTTGGTGCCGGCCTGCCGCCTTCGGCCAGTGCCCATCGGCCGGAACTGGCCGGGCGCGGTTTCGAGGCGCTGGGGGTGTCGCTGGTGATTCACCCGCACAACCCCCACGTGCCGACTTCCCACGCCAACGTGCGTTTCTTCATCGCCGAGAAGGAAGGTGAAGAGCCGGTCTGGTGGTTCGGTGGTGGCTTCGACCTGACGCCCTACTACGGCAACGAGGAAGACTGCGTGCACTGGCACCGCGTCGCCGAGCAGGCCTGCGCGCCGTTCGGGGCGGACGTCTACCCGCGCTACAAGGCCTGGTGCGACAGCTACTTCCACATCAAGCATCGCAACGAACCACGGGGCATTGGCGGCCTGTTCTTCGACGACCTGAACGAGTGGGACTTTGACGCCTGCTTCGCCTTCATGCGGGCGATTGGCGATGCCTACATCGAGGCCTATCTGCCGATCATCCAGCGGCGCAAGGCGCAGGCCTGGACCGAACAGCAGCGCGAATTCCAGGAATTCCGTCGCGGCCGCTACGTGGAGTTCAACCTGGTGTATGACCGTGGCACCCTGTTCGGCCTGCAATCGGGCGGGCGTACCGAGTCGATCCTGATGTCGCTGCCGCCGCAAGTGCGCTGGGGTTATGACTGGAAGGCGGCGCCGGGCAGCGAAGAGGCGCGGTTGACCGAGTATTTCCTGCAGGATCGGGATTGGCTGGCGGTGTAG
- the rsmB gene encoding 16S rRNA (cytosine(967)-C(5))-methyltransferase RsmB, translating into MNPRLAAAKALAAVLSGKASLNSSLPTQLDKVEARDRGLTQDLAFGAARWQPRLAALAAKLLQKPFKAADADVEALLLVGLYQLLYTRIPAHAAIGETVGCADKLKKPWAKGLLNAVLRRAQRESSELLAELERDPVVRTAHPRWLQKSLKAFWPEQWEAICAANNAHPPMILRVNRRHHSRDAYLKLLADATVAAQPCNYSRDGIVLDAACDVRDLPGFAEGWISVQDEAAQLAADLLDLAPGQRVLDACCAPGGKTCHILEAQPQLAGVVAVDLEAKRLLRVRENLERLGLEAELIAADGRDTATWWDGKPFQRILLDAPCSATGVIRRHPDIKLTRQPDDIAALASLQGELLDAMWTTLEVGGILLYATCSTLPTENTEVIEAFLARTSGARELDIAGSFGIKQPHGRQLLAQEGGHDGFYYAKLIKIAAARG; encoded by the coding sequence ATGAATCCACGTCTGGCCGCCGCCAAGGCACTGGCCGCCGTACTCAGCGGCAAGGCCTCGCTCAACAGCTCGCTGCCGACGCAACTGGACAAGGTCGAGGCCCGCGATCGCGGCCTGACCCAGGACCTGGCGTTCGGCGCCGCCCGCTGGCAGCCACGGCTGGCGGCGCTGGCGGCCAAGCTGCTGCAGAAACCCTTCAAGGCCGCTGACGCCGATGTCGAGGCGCTGCTGCTGGTGGGCCTCTACCAGTTGCTCTACACCCGCATCCCGGCCCACGCCGCCATCGGCGAGACCGTCGGTTGCGCCGACAAGCTGAAGAAACCCTGGGCCAAGGGCCTGCTCAATGCCGTGCTGCGCCGCGCCCAACGCGAAAGCAGCGAGCTGCTGGCCGAGCTGGAGCGTGATCCGGTGGTACGTACCGCCCACCCGCGTTGGCTGCAGAAGTCGCTGAAAGCCTTTTGGCCAGAGCAGTGGGAAGCCATCTGCGCGGCAAACAATGCCCACCCGCCGATGATCCTGCGGGTAAACCGCCGCCATCACAGTCGCGACGCCTACCTCAAGCTGCTGGCCGATGCCACGGTCGCGGCCCAGCCGTGCAATTACAGCCGTGACGGCATCGTGCTCGACGCAGCCTGCGACGTGCGCGACCTGCCAGGCTTTGCCGAAGGCTGGATCAGCGTCCAGGACGAAGCCGCACAACTGGCTGCCGACCTGCTCGACCTGGCCCCCGGCCAACGGGTGCTGGATGCCTGCTGTGCGCCAGGCGGCAAGACCTGCCATATCCTCGAAGCCCAGCCGCAACTGGCCGGGGTGGTCGCCGTCGACCTGGAGGCCAAGCGTCTGCTGCGCGTGCGCGAGAACCTCGAGCGCCTCGGGCTTGAAGCCGAACTGATCGCCGCCGATGGCCGCGACACCGCCACTTGGTGGGACGGCAAGCCGTTCCAGCGGATCCTGCTCGACGCGCCTTGCTCGGCCACCGGCGTCATCCGTCGCCATCCAGACATCAAGCTGACCCGCCAACCCGACGACATCGCCGCCCTGGCCAGCCTGCAAGGTGAACTGCTGGATGCGATGTGGACCACCCTGGAAGTCGGCGGCATCCTGCTCTACGCCACCTGCTCGACCCTGCCAACGGAAAACACCGAAGTGATCGAGGCCTTCCTGGCCCGCACCTCCGGGGCCCGCGAGCTGGATATTGCCGGCAGCTTCGGCATCAAGCAGCCCCATGGCCGGCAACTGCTGGCGCAGGAAGGCGGCCACGATGGTTTCTACTACGCCAAACTGATCAAGATCGCCGCCGCTCGCGGCTGA
- a CDS encoding PilZ domain-containing protein, whose protein sequence is MSENKNYLRIKIQHPSIGECLGRTRNLSSQGVYVQHPGLSQLATGAVVYGQVQDLPVAAPRIRMEVVRVDAEGIGLRFIDL, encoded by the coding sequence ATGTCCGAAAACAAGAATTATCTGCGCATCAAGATCCAGCACCCGAGCATTGGTGAATGCCTGGGACGCACGCGCAATCTCTCCAGCCAGGGCGTGTATGTGCAACACCCCGGGCTGTCGCAGTTGGCGACCGGGGCGGTGGTCTACGGCCAGGTGCAGGACCTGCCGGTCGCCGCGCCGCGTATCCGCATGGAAGTGGTCCGGGTCGACGCCGAAGGCATCGGCCTGCGGTTCATTGATCTCTGA
- a CDS encoding LysM peptidoglycan-binding domain-containing protein, producing MRKTLLALLLAFTGVVQAQVQLKDGYPQRYTVVRGDTLWDISGKFLREPWKWPQIWHANPQIANPDLIYPGDTLTLQFVDGQPRLVVERGASRGTIKLSPQVRRSPVADAIPSIPLEKINAFLLSNRIVDSVEAFKRAPYILAGSNERVLSGMGDRIYARGAFDPAHNVYGLFRQGKVYTDPQTKEFLGINADDIGTGELVATEGDVGTLTLRRTTEEVRLGDRLFVSEERPITSTFMPSAPLAPVNGVIIDVPRGVTQIGVMDVVTIDKGRRDGLAEGNVLAVFKTGETVRDRVTGQQVKIPDERSGLLMVFRTYEKLSYGLVLNATRSLAVQDKVRNP from the coding sequence ATGAGGAAAACACTACTCGCCCTGCTGCTGGCCTTTACCGGTGTCGTGCAGGCGCAAGTGCAACTCAAGGATGGTTATCCACAACGCTACACCGTGGTGCGCGGCGACACGCTGTGGGACATTTCCGGAAAGTTTCTTCGCGAGCCCTGGAAGTGGCCGCAGATCTGGCATGCCAACCCGCAGATCGCCAACCCCGACCTGATCTACCCCGGCGATACCCTGACCCTGCAGTTCGTCGACGGCCAGCCGCGGCTGGTGGTTGAACGTGGTGCCTCGCGAGGCACCATCAAGCTGTCACCGCAGGTGCGCCGCTCGCCGGTGGCCGATGCGATTCCCAGTATCCCGCTGGAGAAGATCAACGCCTTTCTGCTGAGCAACCGCATCGTCGACAGCGTCGAGGCGTTCAAGCGTGCGCCGTATATCCTGGCCGGTAGCAACGAGCGGGTGCTCAGTGGCATGGGCGACCGCATCTATGCGCGCGGTGCGTTCGATCCGGCGCACAACGTGTATGGCCTGTTCCGCCAGGGCAAGGTCTATACCGATCCGCAGACCAAGGAATTCCTCGGCATCAACGCCGACGACATCGGCACCGGTGAACTGGTGGCCACCGAAGGCGATGTCGGCACTCTGACGCTACGGCGGACCACCGAGGAAGTTCGGCTCGGTGACCGGCTGTTCGTCAGCGAGGAACGGCCGATCACCTCGACTTTCATGCCGAGCGCGCCCCTGGCTCCGGTCAACGGCGTGATCATAGATGTGCCACGAGGTGTTACACAGATCGGCGTCATGGACGTGGTGACGATCGACAAGGGACGCCGCGACGGATTGGCCGAAGGCAATGTTCTCGCGGTGTTCAAGACCGGTGAGACGGTTCGCGACCGGGTCACCGGGCAACAGGTGAAGATTCCCGACGAGCGTTCTGGCCTGTTGATGGTGTTCCGCACCTACGAAAAGCTCAGCTATGGTTTGGTACTCAATGCCACGCGGTCGCTGGCGGTGCAGGACAAGGTACGCAATCCGTAA
- a CDS encoding NADPH:quinone reductase, producing MAKRIQFRAHGGPEVLEYVDYTPAEPGPQQVRVQNKAIGLNFIDTYWRSGLYAPPSLPSGLGGEGAGIVDAVGSEVTRFKVGDRVAYGTGPLGAYSEFHLLPEAHLVKLPEQISFEQGAAVMLKGLTVQYLLRQTHELKAGETVLFHAAAGGIGSLACQWAKAIGAKLIGTVSSAQKAAYAKSLGAWETIDYSHEDVAKRVLELTDGKKVPVVYDGVGKDTWLTSLDCLAPRGLLVSFGNASGAVEGVNLGILSAKGSLYVTRPTLGTYASNPQQLQAMADELFGLVIGGQLKIEIGARYGLAEAAKAQIELAGRRTTGSTVLLP from the coding sequence ATGGCCAAGCGAATCCAGTTCCGTGCCCATGGCGGCCCCGAAGTCCTCGAGTACGTGGACTACACCCCCGCCGAGCCGGGACCACAGCAGGTAAGGGTACAGAACAAGGCCATCGGCCTGAACTTCATCGACACCTACTGGCGCAGCGGCCTGTATGCACCGCCGAGCCTGCCGTCCGGACTGGGCGGCGAGGGCGCCGGGATCGTCGACGCGGTGGGCAGCGAGGTCACCCGTTTCAAGGTCGGTGACCGGGTCGCCTATGGCACCGGGCCGCTGGGCGCCTACAGCGAGTTTCACCTGCTGCCCGAAGCCCATCTGGTGAAGCTGCCGGAGCAGATCAGCTTCGAGCAGGGCGCTGCGGTGATGCTCAAGGGCCTGACCGTGCAATACCTGCTGCGCCAGACCCACGAACTGAAGGCCGGTGAGACGGTGCTGTTCCACGCCGCAGCGGGTGGCATCGGTTCGCTGGCCTGCCAGTGGGCCAAGGCCATCGGTGCGAAGCTGATCGGCACCGTGAGTTCGGCGCAAAAAGCCGCCTATGCCAAGTCACTGGGCGCCTGGGAAACCATCGACTACAGCCATGAAGACGTGGCGAAGCGGGTGCTGGAGCTGACCGATGGCAAGAAAGTCCCGGTGGTCTACGACGGTGTCGGCAAGGACACCTGGCTGACGTCCCTCGACTGCCTGGCGCCGCGTGGTCTGCTGGTGAGCTTCGGCAATGCCTCGGGGGCGGTGGAAGGGGTCAACCTGGGGATTCTCTCGGCCAAGGGTTCGCTGTACGTGACCCGGCCGACGCTGGGCACCTATGCCAGTAATCCACAGCAGTTGCAGGCCATGGCTGACGAGTTGTTCGGGCTGGTGATCGGTGGGCAGTTGAAGATCGAGATCGGCGCGCGTTATGGGCTGGCCGAGGCGGCCAAGGCGCAGATCGAACTGGCAGGGCGGCGGACGACCGGGTCGACGGTGTTGTTGCCCTGA
- the fmt gene encoding methionyl-tRNA formyltransferase, which translates to MTEPLRIVFAGTPEFAAEHLKALLGSPHEIVAVYTQPDRPAGRGQKLMPSPVKQLALEHGIAVLQPPTLRNTEAQAELAALKPDLMVVVAYGLILPQVVLDIPRLGCINSHASLLPRWRGAAPIQRAVEAGDAESGVTVMRMEAGLDTGPMLLKTVTPISAEDTGGSLHDRLAELGPPAVLQAIAGLADGTLVGEVQDDSLATYAHKLNKDEARLDWQRPAVELERLIRAFNPWPICHSSLNGEALKVLAASTAEGQGQPGEILAASKDGLIVATGHGALCLTRLQLPGGKALNFSDLFNSRREKFALGTVLGQ; encoded by the coding sequence ATGACTGAGCCACTGCGCATCGTCTTTGCCGGCACTCCAGAATTCGCCGCCGAACACCTCAAGGCCCTGCTCGGCAGCCCCCATGAGATCGTTGCGGTCTACACCCAGCCGGACCGTCCGGCAGGGCGTGGGCAGAAGCTGATGCCCAGTCCGGTCAAGCAACTGGCGCTGGAGCACGGCATCGCCGTTCTGCAACCGCCGACCCTGCGCAACACAGAGGCCCAGGCCGAACTGGCGGCGCTCAAGCCGGACCTGATGGTGGTGGTCGCCTACGGCCTGATCCTGCCGCAGGTAGTGCTGGATATCCCGCGCCTGGGCTGCATCAACAGCCACGCCTCGCTGTTGCCGCGCTGGCGCGGTGCGGCGCCGATCCAGCGTGCAGTGGAAGCCGGCGACGCAGAAAGCGGCGTCACCGTGATGCGCATGGAAGCCGGCCTGGACACCGGGCCGATGCTGCTCAAGACCGTCACCCCGATCAGCGCCGAAGACACCGGCGGCAGCCTGCATGACCGCCTGGCCGAACTCGGCCCGCCCGCCGTGCTCCAGGCCATCGCCGGCCTGGCCGATGGCACCCTGGTCGGCGAGGTACAGGACGACAGCCTGGCCACCTACGCCCACAAGCTGAACAAGGACGAGGCGCGCCTTGACTGGCAGCGACCGGCCGTCGAACTGGAGCGGCTGATCCGCGCATTCAATCCGTGGCCGATCTGCCACAGCAGCCTCAACGGCGAAGCCCTGAAAGTGCTGGCTGCCAGCACCGCAGAAGGCCAAGGCCAGCCCGGTGAAATCCTCGCCGCGAGCAAGGACGGCCTGATCGTCGCCACCGGCCACGGCGCGCTGTGCCTGACACGCCTGCAGCTGCCCGGTGGCAAGGCGCTGAACTTCAGCGACCTGTTCAACAGCCGCCGGGAGAAATTCGCCCTCGGTACGGTGCTCGGCCAATGA
- the aroE gene encoding shikimate dehydrogenase, with translation MDRYVVFGNPIGHSKSPLIHRLFAEQTGQQLDYSTLLAPLDAFSGCARAFFQEGRGANVTVPFKEEAFRLADSLTDRARRAGAVNTLSKLADGSLQGDNTDGAGLVRDLEVNAGFSLRGKRILLLGAGGAVRGALEPLLAQRPASVVIANRTVEKAELLAELFADLGPVAASGFDWLREPVDLIINATSASLSDEVPPIAPSLVESGKTVCYDMMYSKEPTAFCRWASEHSAAVALDGLGMLAEQAAEAFELWRGVRPDTAPVLAELRRLLAI, from the coding sequence ATGGATCGTTACGTTGTCTTCGGCAATCCCATCGGCCACAGCAAGTCGCCGCTGATTCACCGCCTGTTCGCCGAGCAGACCGGTCAGCAGTTGGACTACAGCACGCTGCTGGCGCCGCTGGATGCTTTTTCCGGTTGTGCCCGGGCGTTTTTTCAGGAAGGCCGTGGTGCCAACGTCACAGTGCCGTTCAAGGAAGAAGCGTTCCGCCTGGCCGACAGCCTGACCGATCGGGCGCGGCGGGCCGGGGCGGTGAATACCTTGAGCAAGCTGGCCGATGGCAGCCTGCAGGGCGACAACACCGATGGTGCCGGGTTGGTGCGCGATCTGGAGGTCAACGCCGGTTTCAGCCTGCGGGGCAAGCGCATCCTGCTGTTGGGTGCGGGCGGTGCGGTCCGTGGCGCCCTGGAGCCGCTGCTGGCGCAACGACCGGCCTCGGTAGTGATCGCCAACCGCACCGTTGAGAAAGCCGAGTTGCTGGCTGAGCTGTTCGCCGATCTGGGCCCGGTGGCCGCCAGCGGTTTCGACTGGCTGCGCGAGCCGGTGGACCTGATCATCAATGCCACGTCGGCCAGCCTGTCCGATGAGGTACCGCCGATTGCGCCGAGCCTGGTGGAGTCGGGCAAGACGGTCTGCTACGACATGATGTACAGCAAGGAACCGACCGCGTTCTGTCGTTGGGCCAGCGAACACTCGGCGGCCGTGGCGCTGGATGGCCTGGGCATGCTGGCCGAGCAGGCGGCGGAGGCCTTCGAGCTGTGGCGTGGCGTACGCCCAGATACGGCACCGGTGCTGGCGGAGTTGCGGCGCCTGCTGGCCATCTGA